The region TCCCGTCCCGCGTTCCGTCCCTGTATCCCGTCTTCCCCCGCGTTTCCAGAGAATCCGTTTTATCGCGCGAGGACGCCTCCCCCTTCCGTTTCTTTCCGTCCTTTTCGTCCGATACTGAAGACCCGGCCTTCTTAGTCTCATGCGCCGCATCCGGGGATATTGTTTTCTGATCGTCATGCCGCTCATCCAGGAGGGCCGATACTACTGCGAGATTGCCCAGGGCGAGACTGCCCGCGATCGCCCCGCCGCCCAGGAATGCCAGTGCCGTCCACATCACGGCGGCGCATTGCGCCATTGAGAGCCTGACTCCGAGCCTGCGGGTAAGGGTCGCCACCCCCGCGACCGCGCCGAAATAGGGGCTGTACGCGCCCGCCGCCTTCAGCGTTTTCACGAGCGCCGCCCTTTTCGACACGAGCGCGCGCCGGCGTATCTCGGGCGGCACGTGCCGTGCGAGAGCGAACCGCGACAGGATTTCGCTCATCCCGCTCATAGCAGGTCCTCCAGGTGTTTCACCCCACGCTGCCTCAACCGCTCCTTGACCCGCACCCCGATCTGGGTGTATCGGTACTCAACCTGCCTTCTCGTGAGGCCGAGCTGTCCCGCCGCCTCGGCATAGCTGTAGCCGCTCATCGCCACCAGCTCGAAGACGACCCGATCGAGATCGTCCGCGTACGTCCCTTCTTCTTCCAGCACCTCCTTTATGATGATGCGCGTGTCGCGAAAGCCATTGACGAACGACAGTGCAGCATCGTCAAAGATGTCGTCGATATCGGCGACATCCCGCCTGTTTTTCCGGTAATATTCCTTGATGATTAAGTTGAGGGCGATGAAGATCCATTTTCTCACATTGTCGACGCCGTCCAGCCTGGTATACAGGCGGAGGAACAGTTCCTGGCAGATGTCCTCGGCGTCGTGGGCGTTCCCGATCTTCGAATAGACGGCGCTGTAGGCGACGGGGTAATAGTCGAGGAAAACCTCGGCGAAACGCGAGCGCTGTGAAATGTGTGCGGCCATACGGGAGCTTCCCTGCCTTGTGAACGCCTGTAATCACGGTGCGGGCACGCCCTCCTGATTATCATCGCCCTCCTTTTCCGTCAACAGATTTGTCCGTGCGCCCGTCCGCGGGGGCGTCGCAACGCCCCCGCGGCAGCTTCACCGCGCTAGAACCATCCCAACTGCGCCGCGACAGACACGCCGTACGAGCGGATATCCTTGTCATGGAATTCTCCATGGTCCGCCCCGCTGGAAAGGCGGTACGATACGAGCGCCCCCAGGCGGCAGAAGCGCGTAAGGTTCACATAGGCGCCTATTTCCGGCTCCATCATGAAGAAGACCTTCGTGTCGCCGTCATACTCGTCATGGGAATCATTGTCGCTTTTATGGCTGGAAAAGGAGATCCCCCCGGCCCCCACGGTAAGCCCCATGGAGACGTGGAACAGGCTCTTGGGAAACAGGTGATACTCGAGCAGCAGTCCGCCCCACCCGATCTCCGCGTACGGCTTCAACCCGTCGTTGGGCTCCCCCGACAGCGTTTCGCGCCTGTTGGGATACGCGACACCCATCCCGCTCAACCCAATAACAAACGAGTCGTCCAGTATGAGCCCGCCCCTGGCGCCCGCCAGGTGGGCGATGTGCCCGCCTATGGTCGTGTTCTGGTACATGAGCGCGCCGTATCCCGAATAGTTGAAATCCATCCCGCCAAAAAGTGTTGCCGGGGGATTGTCCTTCTTTTCCG is a window of Spirochaetota bacterium DNA encoding:
- a CDS encoding RNA polymerase sigma factor, which gives rise to MAAHISQRSRFAEVFLDYYPVAYSAVYSKIGNAHDAEDICQELFLRLYTRLDGVDNVRKWIFIALNLIIKEYYRKNRRDVADIDDIFDDAALSFVNGFRDTRIIIKEVLEEEGTYADDLDRVVFELVAMSGYSYAEAAGQLGLTRRQVEYRYTQIGVRVKERLRQRGVKHLEDLL